In Ruminiclostridium josui JCM 17888, the genomic window GGTAGATATTTTGCAAGATTTGACGAAAGCCCAACCAGAAAGTTAAAGGTTGGAGGAAACTTTGTTAAGGAATATTGGGGAGAAGGCTCAAACCGTGCAAGAAACTGGCAGAGATATGACATGGGAGGAGAAGCAAAGCTTGGCTTTGAAGAAGGTGTTGATTCATATGTTCCATATGCAGGTAAATTAAAAGACAATCTGGATACTACTATTTACAAGATAAAATCTACAATGTGCAACTGTGGTGCCTTGTCATTGCCAGATCTTCAGAAAAAAGCCAGAATAACATTGGTATCTGCAACAAGTATCAAAGAAGGCGGAGCCCATGATGTAATTCTTAAGGACAAGGAACTATCTTCCTGATAAATGAATAATATTATTTAGATATAATGAGATAATTATATAAGTATTCATGTTTAGGCCAAAAAAATATATGTAAAAATATGGATAAAACATTCTTGACATTACTATATATGTAATCTATAATTAGTTAGCAATAAGATAACCTGACATTAAAGTGTTTACTGCTGTCAGGAACATGATTTTAATTTTTTATTCCATGTATATTAATATAAGTCAACAAATTGAATATTATATTAGGAAAGACAATTTGCATACTATATAATAATTATTGGTCTAGCAGAAAAAAATTAATGGTAAAGGAGAGGGCTTCAAATGTCAGCAAAAGAAGTCGTTTTAACCTACGAAGGCTTAAAGAAACTGGAAGAAGAACTAGAATTTTTAAGAGGAACTAAAAGAAAAGAAGTAGCAGAAAGAATAAAGCAGGCTCTTTCATTTGGTGATATTTCTGAAAATTCTGAATACGATGAAGCAAAAAACGAACAGGCACAAGTAGAAGGCAGGATTGTACAACTTGAATCCATGCTAAAACATGCCAGAATAATAGATGAAGATGAAGTAAACACAGATGTTGTAAGCCTTGGATCAAAGGTAAAGATTTATGATATTGAGTTTGATGAAGAACTAGAATACTTGATTGTTGGTTCTACAGAAGCCAATCCATTAAAATCAAAGATTTCAAATGAATCTCCTGTAGGGGCAGCGTTAATTGGGCACTCAAAAGGTGAAACGGTTGAAGTACAAGTTCCTGATGGAGTATTAAAATTTAAGATATTAGAGATATCTAAGTAAGAATGGATACAATATGTGTTGCCACAAAAAGCAAAATTAATATATAATTATACTTACAGTTTACATTAATTAAAATGTAAACTGTTTTTTATAAGGAAATCATTAAATACTTTATTTATAAATAGGAGGAAATAATGTCAGAAGAGAATATACGGGAGAATCAACAAAGTGAAGAGGATTTAAGCGAGATACTAAGAGTAAGACGTGCCAAGCTAAAGGATTTACAGGATAAAAACTGTGACCCTTTTAAAATAGTAAAGTACGATGTAACAAACTCAACTAAGAATATTATTGATAATTTCGAAGCGCAAGAAGGTCAGACAGCATCTATTGCCGGAAGGTTAATGTCAAAGCGCGGCATGGGTAAAGCAGGATTCTGCGACCTTCAGGACAGGTATGGAAAAATTCAGCTCTACGTCAGAAAAGACGAAGTTGGAGATGAAGCATATGAAATGTTTAAAAAATATGACATAGGTGATATAGTAGGTGTAAAGGGTGAGATATTCAGGACCCACAAAGGAGAAATATCAATTAAGGTAAAAGAGATTACGCTTTTATCAAAGTCATTGCTTCCATTACCTGAAAAGTGGCATGGTTTAAAAGATACAGATTTAAGATACAGACAAAGGTATGTGGATTTAATCGTAAATCCGGAAGTTAAAAATACATTTATATTAAGAAGTAAAATAATTAAATCAATTAGAAAATTCCTTGATAACAGAGGGTTTCTTGAAGTTGATACACCATTATTGAACACAATTCCAGGTGGAGCTGCGGCAAGACCATTTATTACACACCACAATACATTGGACATAGATATGTATCTGAGAATTGCACCTGAACTCTACCTAAAGAGGCTTATAGTAGGTGGAATGGAAAAAGTATATGAAATGGGAAGAATGTTCAGAAATGAAGGTATGTCTGTAAAGCATAATCCTGAGTTTACAATGATGGAAGTGTATGAGGCATACAATGATTATAAGGGAATGATGGAACTTACAGAAAGCCTTGTGTCTACTGTAGCAATGGAAACATTGGGTACTACTAAGATTCAGTATCAAGGACAGGAAATTGATCTTACTCCGCCTTGGAACAGAATGACTATGATAGAGGCAGTAAAAAAATATTCAGGAATTGATTTCGACACAATAAAAACGGATGAAGAAGCAAAAGCGGCTGCAGAATCCAAAAAGGTTCATGTAAAGGATGGCATGGTTCGCGGGGAAATATTAAATCTTCTGTTTGAAGAATTTGTAGAGGACAATCTGGTTCAACCTACATTTATATATGATTACCCTGTAGAAATATCCCCTCTTACAAAAAGGAAGCCGGATTGTCCTGAATTAACAGAACGTTTTGAATTCTTTATTACAGGAAGAGAAATGGGTAATGCATATTCTGAGTTAAACGACCCTATTGATCAAAAAGAGAGATTTATCAGTCAGGTGAAAAAGAGGGATTCCGGAGACGAAGAAGCAAATATGATGGATGATGATTATATTACGGCATTGGAATATGGAATGCCGCCGACAGGTGGATTAGGTATAGGTGTTGACAGATTGATAATTCTGTTGACAGATTCAGCGTCTATAAGAGACATTCTATTATTCCCTACAATGAAACCAAAAGATTAAAACATTTAACCTTTACGTGATTAACATATAAAACAACGGATAACTTAATGGTAATTGGCGGCCTTTAACTTAGGCATGGAGGTTAATTTGAAGTACACAAAGAAAGAATCAAGAGCGATTTTGGAAATTACAACCAATTCAACAAAAGAAGATATTGAAAAAAGATATGACGTAATATTAAAAAAATACCGTCAAATGAAAATGGATGGTACTTTGACAAAAGAAGCTGAGGAAGACTTCCAAAAGAAAACGGATGCTTATAGAATCCTTATGGGTTATGAGGTAGAAGAGCCAAAAGTACCAGAAAAGGAAACATATGTTGATAAAGCATTTGTAAAGGCTGGAATAGATAAAAAAAAGGTGGATAACTTTTTCCATTACTATAAATACCACATACTGGTAACGATTGTAGTTATTATAATCATAGCATCATCAGTATATTCAATTGTAACCAAAGTAAAACCCGATATAACCATAGGGGTTCTAGGTGAAGTAAATGTACAGGCAACTGATATATTTAAGCAAAAAATAACAAAAAATATACCCGAAATAAAGGAAGTAGGACTGGAAACAGTAATGCTTAGTGATAGAATTAATGATCCGAATTCATCTATGTATATTCAAAAAGCAATGGTTCTTTTTGCAGCTTCGGATACAGATGTATTTTTGCTAAGCAAGTATATATTTGATCAATATGCTTATGACGGTGCTTTTATGGCTATGGATGATGTAGCAAAAGACTTAAAAATAGATACTAAGTCCAGTGACTATCTGAAACTAAAGGTTGTAGAAGAGTGGAATCAGCCCCAGAACCCGAAAGAAAAGCGAACAGTCAAATCTTATAGGGATTCTGAGCCTAAATTATATGGGATAGATGTGACCAACAGTAAATTTTTTAAGGATGTAGATATTTTAGGTCCTGAGAAGATACTGGCTGTTAGAGCAGAGCCTAAAAACCTTGAACTTATACTAAAACTGGCAAAGTTATTCGCAGATTAACTTTATGGTTGTAAAGAAACGCTGGTAAAGGGGGTAGTAACGTGGAACATAGTGAACTTAGTGTTCAAAAAATTGTGGATGGGGGTAAATGCCAAATAATCCTTTCAGGTGAAATTGACATACACACATCACAGAACTTTAAAAACGAGCTGAACGAGGTGGTTAAATCCTGCAATGGCGACCTATATATAGATTGCAAGGAACTTACCTATATAGACAGCACAGGCTTAGGTATACTTGTAGGCGCACTTAAAGAGGTAAGAAAAGAGGACAATCATATATACATTTGTAATTTAAAGGATAATATAAAGAAGTTATTTCTCATTACCGGTTTGGACAAGTTATTTAAAATAGAATAAACCATATTTTAAGAGAAATGGGTACACATTAACCGTGTACCTTTTTTCTAGTTGAAATGTTAACACAAAGTAAAAAGGAGAACATTATGAATAGTATTTTAAATGATAATGTAGTACTCGTTTTGCCAGCAAAAAGCGAATATGTAAGTACGGCAAGACTAACAGCATCAAGTGTCTCAACCAGAGCTGGTTTTAATATTGATGAAATTGAGGATATAAAGGTGGCAGTATCGGAAGTATGTAATATAATACTATCAAGAGCAGAAAAGAATATAAGCCAATATAGAATATCTTTTGATATCAGTACTGACAATATTAAAATAACATTTACAGCAGAAAACGGCACACTAGACTGTTTTGAACAGTCCATAGAAAACGAATACGGATTATACATTATGAAAGCTCTAATGGACTCAGTAGAGCTTTGCAATGAAAATCATTCCATAGTAATGACAAAAAAGATTGGAGTATAGCTATGGAAAACAAAACACAAAATACATTAAACTACGACGAAACACAGTTATTTTCTTTATACATAAGTACAGGGAATCAGGATTATAGAAATGAAATCGTATCAAATTATCTTGGCCTTGCAGAATACTTGTCAAAAAAGTTTTTAAACAGAGGAGTAGACTTTGATGATATATATCAAGTGGCTTGTCTTGCCTTAATAAAGGCTGTAGACAGATTCAGTCCGGATAAGGGAGTAAAGTTTATAAGTTTTGCAACTCCCACAATCCTAGGTGAAATAAAGCGATTTTTCAGAGACAAAAGCACAGCAATAAAGATTCCGAGAAGAATATATGAATCCAGGCAGGGAGTAAACAAGGCAAGAGAGGAACTTACACAAAAGCTGAGTAGAGTACCAAGGGCAGATGAAATAGCAGAATACATGGGGATACCTGTTGAAACAGTACTTGAGATAATAGAAGCTGGAAGCTCCGCAATAGTAAAATCCTTGGATCAGACAATTAATCAGGATAATGATTCTGAATTGGGTGATACTTTGGGGTATGACGAGAAAACATATGAAATGATAGATAATAAAGACTTTCTTGAAAAGGCATTAACATCATTTAATGATATAGAAAAAGAATTTATAACATATAGGTATATTAAGAACATGACTCAGAAACAGATAGCGGATATACTAGGGGTTTCGCAAATGTACATTTCGAGAATGGAAAAGAAAATACTCGATAAATTCAGAACATATCTCAAGTAGATACATAAGTGTTTGCACCTTAAAAATACGGGTATTATATAATATAACAAAACTTAGGCAGGTGTAATTGTGAGAGCTATTACTTATATTATTAACAATCCTGTAGACATATCCGATATTGTTACTCTAATTCTTGATTACATCACATCGGGGCACTGTGTTGACGAAGATGTAATATTTGAAATAAAAGTCATACTCAATGAATTAATTGTAAATGCAGTGCTGCATGGTAATAAGTGCAATGACTGTAAACGGGCATATGTAACTTTTAAAATAATTGACAATTACTTGTATGTGAGAGTAATGGATGAGGGCAACGGTTTTAACCATGCAAAAACGGCTATGCCTAATAAAGATTTGGATTGTGTAAATAATCTGTATTGTGATCATGGCAGGGGATTGGTTATAGTTCGACAACTATGTGATAAAATAAAGTTTAATAAATGCGGGAATAAAGTTTCAATTATTAAAAATCTTGAATTGCAACAACCTAAAAATGTATAAGAAAATAAAAGAATAAATTAGAACATAGGTATAAAAAACATATAATTTATAATAATAGTCGAAAATGGTAGTTGTATGGTAAAAGTATTTGTTGACAGTAAAAGTGCTATTATGATATTCTAAATAAGCCGTTGCTGTTGGGAAGGCATTTTTTATACAATAGTTTTAAAAGATTAATTAATTTGTAAAAAAAGTGTTGACAGCAAAGTGGAGGCGTGTTATTATAATTAAGCTGATTGCGGCAAGCAAACAGCAAAACCTTACAAAGCAGTCGTAAGAAGGCTTTATGGACTTTGAAAAGTAAACAGTGATAAACATGTAAAGGAACTCGAAAAATTCCGAAATCGTTTTACGATTTCAAAATTGAGTAACTTGCGAACTTTACAACCTGGTTTTTGAAAACAAAAACTAGAAAAAAGTCAGCAATTTTAAATGAGCTAACAAGCTTATCAAATGAGTTAATTGCGTAGCAGATTTATCTGCGAAACATATAAATTTTAATTTGAGAGTTTGATCCTGGCTCAGGACGAACGCTGGCGGCGTGCCTAACACATGCAAGTCGAGCGGAGTTACCTTTAGCACTGAGCACTCTTAATATATGATGCTGGCCGACAGCGTCATGCAAAAACAACCTTAATTATTAATTTAAGTTTTTGCATCACGCGTTTTATCAAAGTGTCAACACATGAAGAGTAGAATGTTCAGTGCTGAAGGTAACTTAGCGGCGGACGGGTGAGTAACGCGTGGGCAACCTGCCTGTTACAGGGGGATAACACAGGGAAACTTGTGCTAATACCGCATAATACAGCGAAGAAGCATTTCTTTGTTGTCAAAGGAGCAATCCGGTGACAGATGGGCCCGCGTCCAATTAGCTAGTTGGTGATGTAACGGACCACCAAGGCGACGATTGGTAGCCGAACTGAGAGGTTGATCGGCCACATTGGGACTGAGACACGGCCCAGACTCCTACGGGAGGCAGCAGTGGGGAATATTGCACAATGGGGGAAACCCTGATGCAGCAACGCCGCGTGAAGGATGAAGGTTTTCGGATTGTAAACTTCTTTAGTCAGGGACGAAAAAAATGACGGTACCTGAAGAATAAGCCACGGCTAACTACGTGCCAGCAGCCGCGGTAATACGTAGGTGGCAAGCGTTGTCCGGAATTACTGGGTGTAAAGGGCGTGTAGGCGGGAATGTAAGTCAGATGTGAAATCCCAGGGCTTAACCCTG contains:
- the lysS gene encoding lysine--tRNA ligase, translated to MSEENIRENQQSEEDLSEILRVRRAKLKDLQDKNCDPFKIVKYDVTNSTKNIIDNFEAQEGQTASIAGRLMSKRGMGKAGFCDLQDRYGKIQLYVRKDEVGDEAYEMFKKYDIGDIVGVKGEIFRTHKGEISIKVKEITLLSKSLLPLPEKWHGLKDTDLRYRQRYVDLIVNPEVKNTFILRSKIIKSIRKFLDNRGFLEVDTPLLNTIPGGAAARPFITHHNTLDIDMYLRIAPELYLKRLIVGGMEKVYEMGRMFRNEGMSVKHNPEFTMMEVYEAYNDYKGMMELTESLVSTVAMETLGTTKIQYQGQEIDLTPPWNRMTMIEAVKKYSGIDFDTIKTDEEAKAAAESKKVHVKDGMVRGEILNLLFEEFVEDNLVQPTFIYDYPVEISPLTKRKPDCPELTERFEFFITGREMGNAYSELNDPIDQKERFISQVKKRDSGDEEANMMDDDYITALEYGMPPTGGLGIGVDRLIILLTDSASIRDILLFPTMKPKD
- a CDS encoding ATP-binding protein codes for the protein MNSILNDNVVLVLPAKSEYVSTARLTASSVSTRAGFNIDEIEDIKVAVSEVCNIILSRAEKNISQYRISFDISTDNIKITFTAENGTLDCFEQSIENEYGLYIMKALMDSVELCNENHSIVMTKKIGV
- a CDS encoding STAS domain-containing protein, with amino-acid sequence MEHSELSVQKIVDGGKCQIILSGEIDIHTSQNFKNELNEVVKSCNGDLYIDCKELTYIDSTGLGILVGALKEVRKEDNHIYICNLKDNIKKLFLITGLDKLFKIE
- a CDS encoding ATP-binding protein: MRAITYIINNPVDISDIVTLILDYITSGHCVDEDVIFEIKVILNELIVNAVLHGNKCNDCKRAYVTFKIIDNYLYVRVMDEGNGFNHAKTAMPNKDLDCVNNLYCDHGRGLVIVRQLCDKIKFNKCGNKVSIIKNLELQQPKNV
- the greA gene encoding transcription elongation factor GreA, translated to MSAKEVVLTYEGLKKLEEELEFLRGTKRKEVAERIKQALSFGDISENSEYDEAKNEQAQVEGRIVQLESMLKHARIIDEDEVNTDVVSLGSKVKIYDIEFDEELEYLIVGSTEANPLKSKISNESPVGAALIGHSKGETVEVQVPDGVLKFKILEISK
- a CDS encoding SigB/SigF/SigG family RNA polymerase sigma factor, yielding MENKTQNTLNYDETQLFSLYISTGNQDYRNEIVSNYLGLAEYLSKKFLNRGVDFDDIYQVACLALIKAVDRFSPDKGVKFISFATPTILGEIKRFFRDKSTAIKIPRRIYESRQGVNKAREELTQKLSRVPRADEIAEYMGIPVETVLEIIEAGSSAIVKSLDQTINQDNDSELGDTLGYDEKTYEMIDNKDFLEKALTSFNDIEKEFITYRYIKNMTQKQIADILGVSQMYISRMEKKILDKFRTYLK